One part of the Candidatus Neptunochlamydia vexilliferae genome encodes these proteins:
- the efp gene encoding elongation factor P, with protein MAQVGTNEFKTGMKVELDREPYTIVGVEFVKPGKGQAFTRTKLKHLMTGRVIEKTFKSGEKFELADVEETQMRMLYKEGDSIVFMHDTTYEQINVPLTVVDDKEPYMMDDTVYDLVFYKGNVVDVTPPTFLNMTIVETDPGDRGNTASGRVLKPAKTDTGASIQVPIFIEEGELVKVDTRTGEYVSRVKD; from the coding sequence ATGGCTCAAGTTGGAACAAATGAATTTAAAACGGGGATGAAGGTCGAGCTTGACCGAGAGCCCTACACAATCGTCGGCGTCGAGTTCGTCAAGCCGGGAAAAGGGCAAGCCTTTACCCGGACGAAGCTCAAGCATCTCATGACGGGACGTGTCATCGAAAAAACGTTTAAGTCGGGTGAAAAGTTTGAGCTTGCCGATGTGGAAGAGACCCAGATGCGGATGCTCTACAAAGAGGGCGACAGCATCGTCTTCATGCACGACACCACTTATGAGCAGATCAACGTTCCCCTAACGGTCGTCGATGATAAAGAGCCTTATATGATGGATGACACGGTCTACGACCTGGTCTTCTACAAGGGCAATGTGGTCGATGTCACCCCTCCTACCTTCCTCAACATGACAATCGTCGAAACTGACCCAGGCGACCGGGGCAACACCGCTTCAGGGCGGGTCCTCAAGCCGGCAAAGACCGACACTGGCGCCTCAATCCAGGTTCCCATCTTCATCGAAGAGGGAGAGCTGGTCAAAGTAGATACCCGCACTGGCGAGTATGTCTCCCGCGTTAAAGATTAG
- the epmA gene encoding EF-P lysine aminoacylase EpmA yields the protein MSKTLTHHKLRAKALQKVRSFFADHAVLEVDTNLLSPYGSVDAHIDLFEVAGGGYLHSSPEYEMKKLLSKGSGDIYQLSHVYRKEEVGPLHRPEFTMIEWYRVGTTLTSFLEENLALLALFLGDVPYEILSYREAFEKHLGVPYDAPAEKLRVIAKEKGIELEGLNEIWGCLIEPHLGQGKVSIITPYPKEQVALAQTTHIDGEEVAERFEFYFKGIELGNGYHELGDPVEQKKRLVMANEERKALGKKPLPIDPKFIEALEHGLPDCYGIALGFDRLLMLQEGKTFIGS from the coding sequence ATGAGCAAAACCCTTACTCACCATAAACTTCGGGCAAAGGCTCTTCAAAAGGTCCGCTCTTTTTTTGCTGACCACGCTGTCCTCGAAGTGGACACGAACCTCCTCTCCCCTTATGGATCGGTCGATGCTCACATCGACCTTTTCGAGGTGGCAGGCGGGGGCTACCTCCACTCCTCCCCCGAGTATGAGATGAAAAAACTTCTCTCCAAGGGAAGTGGCGATATCTACCAGCTTAGCCATGTCTACCGGAAAGAAGAAGTGGGCCCCCTCCACCGCCCCGAGTTTACCATGATCGAATGGTACCGGGTGGGAACAACCCTCACTTCTTTCCTAGAGGAAAACCTTGCTCTCCTTGCCCTTTTTCTCGGAGATGTTCCTTATGAAATTCTCTCCTACCGGGAGGCCTTTGAAAAGCACTTGGGGGTTCCTTACGATGCTCCTGCGGAGAAGTTACGCGTGATCGCAAAAGAAAAGGGGATCGAACTTGAAGGGCTGAATGAAATTTGGGGATGTCTGATCGAGCCCCACCTCGGGCAAGGGAAAGTATCGATCATCACCCCTTATCCAAAGGAGCAAGTAGCCTTAGCGCAAACAACCCACATCGATGGAGAAGAAGTTGCCGAGCGGTTCGAGTTTTACTTTAAGGGGATCGAGCTGGGGAACGGCTACCACGAACTAGGCGACCCAGTGGAGCAAAAAAAGCGTCTTGTCATGGCCAACGAAGAGAGGAAAGCCCTTGGGAAAAAGCCTCTCCCTATCGACCCGAAGTTTATCGAAGCGCTAGAGCACGGACTCCCCGACTGCTATGGAATCGCTTTGGGGTTTGACAGGCTCCTAATGCTTCAAGAAGGGAAAACATTTATAGGGAGTTAG
- a CDS encoding LapA family protein codes for MSSINWPEILAIFLGFGAFFIFLMNRLDGLRKELKGEIKALDKKIDVLEKEVNRVYSKVRFC; via the coding sequence ATGTCTTCAATAAACTGGCCAGAAATTTTAGCAATCTTTCTTGGGTTTGGAGCCTTTTTCATCTTTCTTATGAATCGTCTAGATGGACTGAGAAAAGAACTCAAAGGGGAAATCAAAGCACTAGATAAGAAGATCGATGTCCTTGAAAAAGAGGTTAACCGCGTATATTCTAAAGTTAGATTCTGTTGA